Proteins encoded within one genomic window of Gracilimonas sp.:
- a CDS encoding biotin--[acetyl-CoA-carboxylase] ligase: MFNTEVLEKHLATSWLGRSVYFFEELPSTNSYAKRIECDSSLHGALFLTDYQTGGRGQYDRTWNTNPGENLTFSLVFEPKKAERFTLLTLACALAVTEVINKYSGLRAMIKWPNDVLHNKKKLCGILTETQFTGNKLERIVVGIGLNVNQVEFPGELREVATSLRRESSKKYSREKLLVEILQNIEYRYRLWNQFNTDLVKQINHKMIGYGEWTNLLLNEEKLEGQYKFLGVNESGELVAVNRELDIKTFSYEQVRVQC; encoded by the coding sequence TTGTTTAACACCGAGGTTCTTGAAAAGCATTTAGCTACGTCTTGGTTGGGGCGCAGCGTTTATTTTTTTGAGGAATTACCTTCTACTAATTCCTATGCAAAAAGAATAGAGTGTGATTCTTCCTTGCACGGAGCGCTTTTTTTGACCGATTATCAGACAGGGGGGCGGGGGCAATATGATCGAACATGGAATACAAACCCCGGAGAAAACCTTACTTTCAGTTTAGTTTTTGAACCTAAAAAAGCGGAGAGATTTACGCTCCTGACTCTTGCCTGTGCTTTGGCAGTTACAGAAGTAATCAATAAATATTCCGGGTTAAGAGCGATGATAAAATGGCCTAATGATGTCTTACATAACAAAAAGAAGTTGTGCGGTATTTTAACCGAAACCCAGTTTACAGGTAATAAGCTGGAGCGGATAGTAGTTGGAATAGGACTTAATGTTAATCAGGTTGAATTTCCCGGCGAATTGCGAGAGGTGGCTACATCATTAAGAAGGGAATCATCAAAAAAGTATTCAAGAGAGAAGTTATTGGTTGAGATTCTTCAAAATATAGAATACCGATATAGATTATGGAATCAGTTTAATACAGATTTGGTGAAACAGATTAATCATAAAATGATTGGATACGGAGAGTGGACCAACCTGCTGTTAAATGAAGAGAAACTTGAAGGGCAGTACAAATTTTTAGGGGTAAATGAATCCGGAGAGTTGGTTGCAGTGAACAGAGAGTTGGATATCAAAACCTTTTCTTATGAGCAGGTGAGAGTTCAATGTTGA
- the ppgK gene encoding polyphosphate--glucose phosphotransferase, producing the protein MEVLGIDIGSYGIKGAIVDTEKGEIVSKKRTTDKIDDTRPHKLISKLHKVVKKFDWDGPIGCAFPAATSKGIVLSTTRMDQGWVDADADHLFTEISGCNVSVINDTDAVGLAEMKFGVGQGQRGTVIVLTVGTGIGSSLFIDGILVPNTELGQIEIKGISIEERASNRVRKEEGIRKKTWGKRLQLVLEQYERLFHPDLFILGGQLSKKAGKTFPYIKIKTKFKAASLLNNASIVGAAYYAASVQLQNKEFYR; encoded by the coding sequence GTGGAAGTATTAGGGATTGATATTGGCAGCTATGGCATCAAAGGGGCTATCGTAGATACTGAAAAAGGTGAAATCGTATCCAAAAAAAGAACAACGGATAAAATTGACGATACCCGCCCTCATAAACTCATCTCCAAGCTACATAAGGTGGTCAAGAAATTTGATTGGGACGGACCGATTGGGTGCGCCTTTCCCGCTGCAACCAGTAAAGGAATCGTACTCTCTACCACTCGCATGGATCAGGGCTGGGTGGATGCCGATGCCGATCATCTCTTTACCGAAATCTCCGGGTGTAACGTAAGTGTAATCAACGATACCGATGCCGTTGGGCTGGCAGAAATGAAATTCGGGGTGGGGCAGGGACAACGCGGAACCGTGATCGTTTTGACGGTGGGAACCGGAATTGGCTCCTCTCTTTTTATTGACGGAATACTGGTTCCGAATACCGAACTTGGCCAAATTGAGATTAAAGGCATCAGCATTGAAGAGCGGGCATCCAACAGGGTTCGTAAAGAAGAGGGTATCCGAAAAAAAACCTGGGGCAAGCGGCTTCAGTTAGTCCTTGAACAGTACGAACGGTTATTCCATCCCGATCTTTTTATCCTTGGCGGACAGCTTTCCAAGAAAGCTGGTAAAACTTTTCCATACATCAAGATCAAAACCAAGTTTAAAGCCGCCAGCCTTTTGAACAATGCCAGTATTGTGGGCGCTGCTTATTATGCGGCTTCCGTGCAGTTGCAGAATAAAGAATTTTATAGGTGA
- a CDS encoding TIGR03546 family protein: protein MFLIMRYFAKLVKALASEASPSQIAGGIILGMIIGLTPFFSFHNLFIITLILILKVNIGMALLAFLVFSGVAFLADPLFHNFGIWLLELESMQQTWTNMYNNEWWALTKFYNTVVIGSFVTALVLCIPAFPLLKYGVVQYRKHIHARIQKWKLVQAFKSTRFYSIYQTVSRVRG from the coding sequence ATGTTCTTGATTATGCGATATTTTGCCAAGCTGGTAAAGGCGCTGGCCTCGGAAGCTTCTCCATCCCAAATTGCAGGGGGCATTATTTTGGGGATGATTATTGGACTTACTCCCTTTTTCTCGTTTCATAATCTGTTTATAATAACTTTGATTCTGATTTTAAAAGTAAATATCGGGATGGCTTTGCTTGCATTCCTGGTGTTTAGCGGTGTAGCCTTTTTAGCAGATCCTCTTTTTCACAATTTCGGAATTTGGCTGCTTGAATTGGAAAGCATGCAGCAAACATGGACAAATATGTATAATAATGAGTGGTGGGCACTGACAAAGTTTTATAATACGGTGGTTATAGGGAGTTTTGTAACTGCCTTGGTATTGTGTATCCCTGCATTTCCGTTATTAAAGTACGGTGTGGTTCAGTATCGAAAACATATACATGCCAGAATACAAAAGTGGAAATTGGTGCAAGCTTTTAAATCCACAAGGTTTTATTCCATTTATCAGACAGTAAGCAGAGTGAGGGGATAA
- the secA gene encoding preprotein translocase subunit SecA, whose translation MLDKIGQIITKVFGSKSEKDIKKIQPIVDEIKSYEEEMKQLSDDELKAKTEEFKQKIKDATAETVAEIQEIKKQLDDIETLSPGEHREMAEYLDELEQRELDIIEDVLDDILPEAFAVLKDTCRRFVGKSWKVGGNETTWEMIPYDVQLIGAIVLHQGRIAEMKTGEGKTLVAIFPAYLNALAGKGVHIITVNNYLAMRDAEWNEPIFNFHGLHVDCVDRYQPSTEQRRKAYKADITYGTNNEFGFDYLRDNMVIEQEQLVQRDHHYTIIDEVDSILIDEARTPLIISGPVPQGNQSDKYVEMKPRVEALVQAQKKLVANLVSEGKKLLDEGEEEKAGLALFRAVRGFPKNSQLRKLQQDPKIQKLIQRTESFYLQDNAKNMPVVDEFLYYAVDPKMNSIEMTEQGREFITKKGEDEDFFIIPDLGEETAVIEKEIEELQKEKIEEIENNDEFSDDYKERKIDETKQEIRQERERRFNELHRKFAERGDRIHTVNQLLKAYTNFEREEEYIVQDGKVNIVDEHTGRVLSGRRYSDGLHQAIEAKEEVKVEASTQTYATITLQNYFRMYNKLAGMTGTAETEEGEFNEIYELDVVVIPTNKPIARDDKEDLVFKTKREKFNAAIEKIQEYHDKGQPVLVGTTSVDVSETMSRMLQRAGIPHNVLNAKQHARESEIVKQAGEIGAVTVATNMAGRGTDIKLAKGVKEKGGLAILGTERHESRRIDLQLRGRAGRQGDPGETQFYVSLEDDLMAMFMSDRVANVMDKLSFEEGEVITHPWITKSLERAQSKVEQNNFSIRKRQLEYDDVLNNQRNVIYARRKHALSGDQLRTDIMDMLDDLVESLVQEHVAAGDYEGLHENILRHLAVDVEFDKETWFNMNERDLADHIIDKALEAYRKKEERMAKPLYQVMKRINEANPDNRPDKVQVIFTDGIRRMRIVVDVEAALENEGREVARALEKSAILSIIDQKWMEHLRELDSVKEGIGLRSFAQKDPLLEYKREAFDMFKMLLDDINQEAISLIWKAIPEVQAEDSKLQKAQKQKSRFDTSAMETQHADSTGMGLKAPAPQQDGQKPQGGNAKRQPVEVADEPGRNDYVTVQNMNTGENKEVKWKYAKRMIDEEGWVLVEK comes from the coding sequence ATGTTAGATAAAATTGGTCAGATTATTACCAAAGTCTTTGGTTCCAAAAGTGAAAAAGACATTAAAAAAATTCAGCCTATCGTAGATGAAATAAAGAGCTACGAAGAGGAAATGAAGCAGCTTAGCGATGACGAGCTGAAAGCCAAGACTGAGGAGTTCAAGCAAAAAATCAAAGATGCCACAGCTGAAACAGTTGCTGAAATTCAAGAGATCAAGAAACAATTAGATGATATAGAAACTCTTTCTCCGGGCGAACACCGGGAAATGGCAGAATATCTCGATGAACTTGAACAACGAGAGCTGGATATCATTGAAGATGTCTTGGATGACATTTTGCCTGAAGCTTTTGCCGTTCTTAAAGATACTTGCCGTCGATTTGTCGGGAAGTCGTGGAAAGTGGGCGGAAATGAGACTACTTGGGAAATGATCCCTTATGACGTGCAGCTGATCGGGGCTATTGTATTGCACCAGGGAAGAATCGCAGAAATGAAAACCGGTGAAGGTAAAACACTCGTGGCCATTTTCCCGGCTTACCTGAATGCCCTAGCCGGAAAAGGCGTGCACATCATTACCGTAAACAATTATCTGGCCATGCGTGATGCTGAATGGAATGAGCCGATTTTTAACTTCCATGGACTCCATGTTGATTGCGTAGACCGCTATCAGCCCAGTACTGAACAGCGTCGAAAAGCCTATAAAGCCGACATCACCTATGGTACCAATAACGAATTTGGTTTCGATTACCTCCGTGATAATATGGTGATTGAGCAAGAACAGCTCGTACAGCGCGACCACCATTATACTATTATTGATGAGGTGGATTCTATCCTTATTGATGAAGCTCGTACTCCACTTATTATTTCAGGCCCTGTGCCGCAAGGCAATCAATCCGACAAATATGTGGAAATGAAGCCCCGTGTTGAAGCTTTGGTTCAGGCTCAAAAAAAATTAGTCGCTAACCTGGTTTCAGAAGGAAAGAAATTACTGGATGAAGGAGAGGAAGAAAAAGCCGGGCTTGCCCTTTTCCGTGCCGTTAGAGGTTTTCCAAAAAATTCACAACTCAGAAAACTTCAGCAGGACCCAAAGATTCAAAAATTAATTCAACGCACTGAATCATTTTACCTGCAAGATAACGCCAAAAATATGCCGGTAGTGGATGAGTTTCTCTACTACGCGGTAGACCCGAAGATGAATTCCATCGAAATGACCGAACAGGGACGGGAGTTCATCACCAAAAAAGGAGAGGACGAAGACTTTTTCATCATCCCGGATTTAGGAGAAGAAACCGCCGTTATAGAGAAGGAGATTGAAGAACTTCAGAAAGAGAAAATAGAGGAGATTGAAAATAATGACGAGTTCAGCGACGATTATAAAGAGAGGAAAATAGATGAAACCAAACAGGAAATCCGCCAGGAACGTGAACGCAGATTCAACGAACTGCATCGCAAATTTGCAGAACGCGGAGACCGTATACATACCGTTAATCAGTTACTGAAGGCATACACAAATTTTGAACGAGAAGAAGAATACATCGTTCAGGACGGTAAAGTCAATATTGTAGATGAGCATACCGGGCGGGTGCTTTCCGGCCGGCGTTATTCCGATGGATTGCACCAAGCTATTGAGGCTAAAGAAGAAGTCAAAGTGGAAGCCTCTACCCAAACTTATGCTACTATTACCCTTCAGAACTACTTCCGCATGTATAACAAGCTGGCCGGTATGACCGGTACCGCTGAGACGGAAGAGGGTGAATTCAACGAGATTTATGAACTGGACGTCGTGGTCATCCCAACCAATAAACCCATTGCACGGGATGATAAAGAAGATCTTGTTTTCAAAACCAAGCGAGAGAAATTCAACGCGGCCATCGAAAAGATTCAGGAATATCATGATAAAGGTCAGCCGGTGTTGGTAGGTACAACAAGTGTAGATGTATCCGAAACCATGAGCCGTATGCTGCAGCGAGCCGGCATTCCCCATAATGTGCTGAACGCCAAACAGCATGCCCGTGAAAGTGAAATTGTGAAGCAAGCCGGTGAAATTGGCGCTGTAACCGTTGCTACCAACATGGCCGGTCGCGGTACGGATATTAAACTGGCAAAAGGCGTTAAGGAAAAAGGCGGACTTGCAATTTTAGGTACCGAACGTCACGAATCGCGCCGTATTGACTTACAGCTTCGTGGTCGTGCCGGCCGACAAGGTGATCCCGGTGAAACTCAATTCTATGTTTCACTTGAAGATGATCTGATGGCAATGTTTATGTCGGATCGCGTGGCCAATGTAATGGACAAACTCAGCTTTGAAGAAGGCGAGGTTATCACTCATCCGTGGATTACCAAATCACTGGAAAGAGCTCAGAGCAAAGTGGAGCAAAATAACTTCAGCATCCGTAAGCGACAGCTGGAATATGATGATGTACTCAACAACCAGCGTAACGTAATTTATGCCCGCAGAAAGCATGCCCTCTCCGGAGATCAGCTGCGAACGGACATTATGGATATGCTTGATGATCTGGTCGAATCGCTGGTTCAGGAACATGTGGCCGCCGGAGATTATGAAGGCCTTCACGAAAACATCCTGCGCCATCTCGCGGTAGATGTAGAGTTTGACAAAGAAACCTGGTTCAACATGAACGAGCGTGATCTTGCAGATCATATCATCGACAAAGCACTGGAGGCGTACCGTAAAAAAGAAGAACGGATGGCCAAGCCGCTTTACCAGGTAATGAAGCGAATTAATGAAGCCAACCCAGATAACCGACCGGATAAAGTGCAGGTCATCTTTACCGATGGCATTCGCCGCATGCGTATTGTGGTTGATGTGGAAGCAGCCCTTGAAAACGAAGGCCGTGAAGTGGCCCGGGCTCTTGAAAAAAGTGCGATACTATCCATTATCGATCAAAAATGGATGGAGCATTTGCGGGAACTGGATTCCGTAAAAGAGGGAATCGGACTTCGATCATTCGCTCAAAAAGACCCCCTCCTGGAATACAAGCGAGAAGCTTTTGATATGTTTAAAATGTTGCTCGATGATATCAATCAGGAAGCTATTTCACTGATCTGGAAGGCCATCCCTGAAGTACAGGCCGAGGACTCCAAATTGCAAAAAGCACAAAAACAGAAATCGCGCTTCGATACTTCTGCCATGGAAACCCAACACGCCGATTCTACCGGAATGGGGCTCAAAGCTCCGGCTCCACAGCAAGACGGGCAGAAACCGCAAGGCGGAAATGCCAAACGACAACCTGTGGAAGTAGCGGATGAACCCGGACGAAATGATTATGTCACTGTTCAGAATATGAACACCGGTGAAAATAAAGAAGTGAAGTGGAAATACGCCAAACGCATGATCGACGAAGAGGGTTGGGTCTTGGTTGAGAAATAA
- a CDS encoding VOC family protein, protein MGSEIKMNNALNWFEIPANDIKRAKKFYETIFAFEMPTLDIGDGLKMALFPAESGSVGGTLIQNEEWYTPSDHKGPLVYLNANPDLDIILNRVEVAGGKITIPKRLITEENGYMAVIIDSEGNRVALHSND, encoded by the coding sequence ATGGGAAGCGAAATAAAGATGAATAATGCACTTAACTGGTTTGAGATTCCGGCAAATGATATAAAGCGTGCCAAAAAATTCTACGAAACCATATTTGCCTTCGAAATGCCAACATTGGATATTGGGGACGGACTTAAGATGGCGCTCTTCCCGGCCGAAAGCGGAAGTGTAGGCGGCACGCTCATCCAAAACGAAGAGTGGTATACCCCCAGTGACCATAAAGGGCCCTTGGTCTATTTGAATGCCAACCCTGATTTAGATATTATATTGAATCGGGTGGAAGTAGCCGGCGGAAAAATAACCATTCCAAAGCGATTAATTACCGAAGAAAACGGCTATATGGCGGTGATTATTGATAGTGAAGGAAACAGGGTGGCGTTGCATTCGAATGACTAA
- a CDS encoding isoamylase early set domain-containing protein — protein MITKEFTPKRTVCKAMLALPEEWAKNEVSVAGDFNDWDKNSDHLEKKKGKWSITLRLKPENEYRFKYFIDGERWQNDDAADKYVPNEFGTEDSVIVVGK, from the coding sequence ATGATTACCAAAGAATTCACACCAAAACGAACGGTTTGCAAAGCCATGTTGGCTCTTCCGGAGGAATGGGCAAAAAATGAAGTATCCGTGGCGGGAGATTTTAACGACTGGGATAAAAATTCCGATCACCTTGAAAAGAAAAAAGGTAAATGGAGTATTACGCTTCGCCTGAAGCCTGAAAATGAGTATCGCTTTAAATACTTTATTGACGGTGAGCGCTGGCAAAATGATGATGCCGCAGATAAGTATGTGCCCAACGAGTTTGGAACCGAAGATTCTGTAATTGTCGTTGGCAAATAG
- a CDS encoding MarR family transcriptional regulator, which translates to MDTTITRVSENGVWQKLRENIFETEVWLRSALKDFLDEFNVTQQQLSILRILKEANNEPMSTKEIQALMIDKSSDTSRLVDRLIEKDLVRKRKSPNDGRLVQVFIKYEGLRLLAQIEDRMDELDREFNLLTEEEAEQLNLLLEKSRS; encoded by the coding sequence ATGGACACTACGATCACCCGGGTAAGTGAGAATGGCGTATGGCAAAAATTACGCGAGAATATTTTTGAAACTGAGGTTTGGCTTCGTTCTGCCCTAAAAGATTTCCTGGATGAATTCAATGTTACGCAACAGCAATTATCTATTCTCAGGATTCTGAAGGAAGCGAATAATGAACCTATGTCAACTAAGGAAATTCAGGCTCTGATGATTGACAAAAGTTCTGATACTTCGAGATTGGTAGACCGGTTGATTGAAAAGGATTTAGTCAGAAAGCGTAAAAGTCCTAATGACGGTCGTCTTGTGCAGGTATTTATCAAATACGAAGGACTGCGGTTGCTGGCTCAAATTGAAGATCGTATGGATGAACTGGACCGGGAATTTAATTTGCTCACGGAAGAAGAAGCCGAGCAATTGAATTTATTGCTGGAAAAGAGCAGGTCTTGA
- a CDS encoding choice-of-anchor B family protein has product MSSSKLPIVTFIVFVLAFTLSCGLSDSNNGHESDAPFPCKKGTSKDFTCENVDLFAHLSIEELSGNTGEVSLNDIWGWTDPQTEKEYALVGMTNGVSFVDISEPENPVILGVLKETLNPSSSAKKFKALHDEEGKGESAWRDIKTFNNHAFIVSDNQPHGLQVFSLAKLRNVESPPVSFEEDAHYSEFDNAHNIAINEATGFAYVVGSNTFGGGLHIIDITTPTEPVFAGFHADSTVGRNGGGYVHDTQCVIYSGPDLDYQGDEVCFNSSETHLEIVNVSDKNNTIQISATDYEGRTYAHQGWLTEDHRFFLLGDELDQGNTTTYIWNVEDLDNPIMSGTRVGNSLSIDHNQYVKQNHLYQSNYTSGLQIFSLSNIEQNSLEQVGFFDTFPLDDNRKFDGSWSNYPFFDSGLVIVSDMSNGLFIVRPNLQ; this is encoded by the coding sequence ATGTCTTCTTCAAAATTACCGATAGTAACATTCATAGTCTTTGTCCTTGCATTTACACTTTCTTGTGGATTATCTGATTCGAATAATGGACATGAATCTGATGCTCCCTTCCCCTGTAAAAAAGGAACATCCAAAGACTTTACCTGTGAGAACGTTGACCTTTTTGCCCACCTTTCTATTGAAGAATTAAGTGGAAATACCGGTGAAGTTTCCCTTAATGACATCTGGGGTTGGACTGACCCCCAAACCGAAAAAGAATACGCCTTGGTTGGCATGACTAACGGTGTTTCGTTTGTGGATATTTCTGAACCGGAAAACCCGGTTATACTTGGGGTTCTAAAGGAGACTTTGAACCCTTCATCATCCGCAAAAAAATTCAAGGCCCTCCATGATGAAGAAGGAAAGGGAGAATCAGCCTGGAGAGATATTAAAACATTTAATAATCATGCATTTATCGTTAGCGATAATCAGCCGCACGGACTTCAGGTATTTAGCTTGGCCAAACTCAGAAATGTAGAATCACCTCCCGTGAGTTTTGAAGAAGATGCTCACTATTCAGAGTTCGATAATGCACATAATATAGCAATCAATGAAGCCACCGGGTTTGCTTATGTAGTAGGGTCAAACACCTTTGGGGGTGGCTTACATATTATTGACATTACTACTCCAACCGAACCGGTATTTGCAGGATTTCACGCCGATTCTACTGTTGGGAGAAATGGAGGCGGATATGTCCATGATACCCAATGTGTAATATACAGCGGACCGGATTTGGATTATCAAGGAGATGAGGTTTGCTTTAATTCAAGTGAAACCCACCTGGAAATTGTTAATGTCAGTGATAAAAACAATACTATACAAATATCAGCAACTGATTACGAAGGCAGGACCTATGCACATCAGGGTTGGCTGACAGAAGATCACCGCTTTTTTCTTCTCGGTGATGAATTAGACCAGGGCAATACCACCACTTATATTTGGAATGTTGAAGACTTAGATAATCCAATCATGTCGGGGACTCGTGTGGGCAATAGTTTGTCCATTGATCACAATCAATATGTAAAGCAAAACCACCTGTATCAATCTAATTATACCTCCGGCTTGCAAATTTTTAGCCTCAGTAATATTGAACAAAACTCTCTTGAACAAGTCGGGTTTTTTGATACATTTCCACTGGACGATAACCGGAAATTCGATGGAAGCTGGAGTAATTATCCCTTTTTTGACAGTGGTTTAGTGATTGTAAGTGATATGAGTAACGGCTTATTTATTGTACGTCCGAACCTCCAGTAG
- a CDS encoding pyridoxal phosphate-dependent aminotransferase family protein, translating into MDLFDKLEGRPSPLGPFTSEGYGYYTFPKLEGPLGPEMKFNGKDMVVWSINDYLGVGSNPEIKKVDTAATEKYSLSAPMGARLMTGNSTEHEKLEEELAEFVHKESAQLLNYGYQGIMSTIHALVDRNDFLIYDELSHACIVDGKQLSMADKSVFKHNDIESFKKQLYRADKKRKENSSILVVTEGVFGMTGDLGILKEIIELKKEVPFRLLVDDAHGFGTMADDGSGAGTHLGVQDGIDIYFGTFAKAVALIGAFVASEPRVIEFLKANSRSQVFAKSLPLPMVVTARERLKMIRQHPEWREKLWSNTLKLREGLREIGYTVLPSESPVTPVLTQGSTDLCQDIMRKLREEHGVFVSGVAYPVVPKGTVLIRLIPTAAHTDAHIEQTLKAFAAIKEFVFEAASKLSA; encoded by the coding sequence ATGGATTTATTCGATAAGCTTGAAGGCCGACCAAGTCCCCTTGGCCCATTCACATCTGAAGGATACGGATACTACACTTTTCCAAAATTAGAAGGTCCTTTAGGCCCGGAAATGAAGTTCAACGGTAAAGATATGGTCGTATGGAGCATCAACGACTACCTTGGTGTTGGCAGCAATCCGGAAATCAAAAAAGTAGATACTGCCGCAACTGAAAAATATAGCCTCAGCGCTCCCATGGGTGCGCGGCTAATGACCGGTAATTCTACTGAGCACGAAAAACTGGAAGAAGAACTGGCTGAATTTGTCCATAAGGAATCTGCCCAGCTTCTTAACTACGGATACCAGGGAATTATGAGTACCATTCATGCCTTGGTTGACCGTAACGACTTCCTGATTTACGATGAGCTGAGTCACGCTTGCATTGTAGATGGAAAGCAACTTTCCATGGCCGATAAATCTGTTTTCAAGCATAATGATATTGAAAGCTTCAAAAAACAGCTTTATCGTGCAGATAAGAAGCGCAAAGAAAATTCCTCCATCCTGGTAGTAACCGAAGGAGTTTTCGGAATGACCGGTGATTTGGGGATTCTCAAAGAAATTATTGAACTGAAAAAAGAAGTTCCGTTTCGACTGTTGGTAGATGATGCCCACGGTTTTGGCACTATGGCCGATGATGGCTCGGGCGCCGGAACGCATCTTGGCGTTCAGGATGGAATTGATATTTATTTCGGCACTTTTGCCAAAGCGGTAGCTCTTATCGGCGCTTTTGTAGCATCCGAACCAAGAGTCATTGAGTTTTTAAAGGCTAACTCCAGAAGTCAGGTTTTTGCTAAGTCACTGCCGCTTCCTATGGTCGTAACAGCCCGCGAACGTTTAAAAATGATTCGTCAGCATCCTGAATGGAGAGAGAAACTTTGGAGTAACACCTTGAAACTGCGTGAAGGCCTCCGTGAAATCGGATATACCGTATTACCTTCTGAAAGTCCGGTTACCCCTGTTCTTACACAAGGAAGCACCGATCTTTGCCAAGACATTATGCGCAAGTTGCGTGAGGAACACGGTGTATTCGTGAGTGGAGTAGCCTACCCGGTTGTACCAAAAGGAACGGTACTGATTCGCCTCATTCCAACCGCAGCCCACACCGATGCACACATCGAACAAACCCTAAAAGCATTTGCTGCCATTAAGGAGTTTGTATTTGAAGCTGCCTCCAAATTGAGTGCGTAA